From a region of the Arvicanthis niloticus isolate mArvNil1 chromosome 6, mArvNil1.pat.X, whole genome shotgun sequence genome:
- the Eral1 gene encoding GTPase Era, mitochondrial produces the protein MAAPRRYCTGLVRVLLGAWQVGSHAGREWMAPPGCLLGSQVRCVSCVVGATSSGPLLASASSRYGQDSALDRILGVPQPDSSLVPSVPAVSVHRDEQNLLLVHTPDMPENPRVLRVVLLGAPNAGKSTLSNQLLGRKVFPVSKKVHTTRCQALGVITEKETQVILLDTPGIISPVKQKRHHLERSLLEDPWKSMESADLVVVLVDVSDKWTRNRLSPQVLQCLTKFSQVPSILVLNKVDCLKQKSILLELTAALTEGVVNGKKLCVKQVLHSHPGTHCPAPETKDSDVHSVRNPQRAGWPCFQEIFMLSAINNKDVNTLKQYLLTQAQPGPWEFHSGVLTSQTPEEICANKIREKLLEYLPEEVPYSVQQKTVIWEEGPSGELVIQQNLLVPKESHVRILIGQKGLLISRIAQEVGRDLMDIFLCDVLIRLSVKLLK, from the exons ATGGCTGCCCCCAGGCGGTACTGCACTGGGTTAGTTCGGGTCTTGTTAGGGGCCTGGCAGGTGGGTTCGCATGCAGGAAGAGAATGGATGGCTCCGCCTGGTTGTCTTCTAGGTAGCCAGGTGAGGTGCGTGTCCTGTGTCGTGGGCGCCACTTCCTCTGGTCCCCTCCTGGCCTCGGCCTCTAGTCGTTATGGTCAGGACTCCGCCTTGGACCGAATCCTGGGAGTTCCTCAGCCTGACAGTTCGTTGGTTCCGAGCGTCCCCGCAGTGTCGGTGCACAGAG ATGAGCAGAATCTACTGTTGGTCCATACTCCTGACATGCCTGAGAATCCACGGGTCCTCCGAGTGGTCCTCCTGGGAGCCCCAAATGCAGGAAAGTCAACACTTTCCAATCAGCTGCTGGGCCGTAAA GTgtttcctgtctcaaagaaggtgCACACCACTCGATGTCAAGCTTTGGGGGTCATCACAGAGAAGGAGACCCAGGTG ATTTTGCTTGACACACCTGGCATCATCAGTCCTGTCAAACAGAAGAG GCACCATCTGGAACGCTCTTTGCTGGAAGATCCATGGAAGAGCATGGAATCTGCTGATCTTG TTGTAGTTCTTGTGGATGTGTCAGACAAGTGGACCAGGAACCGGCTAAGCCCCCAGGTGCTGCAGTGCTTGACCAAGTTCTCCCAGGTCCCTAGCATCCTTGTCTTAAACAAG GTAGATTGCCTGAAGCAGAAGTCCATTCTCCTGGAGCTGACAGCAGCCCTCACTGAAGGTGTAGTCAATGGCAAGAAGCTTTGTGTCAAGCAGGTCTTGCACTCACACCCTGGCACCCACTGCCCTGCCCCTGAAACTAAGGACTCAGATGTACACTCAGTGAGGAACCCTCAGAGAGCTGGCTGGCCCTGCTTCCAGGAGATCTTCATGTTATCAGCAATAAACAACAAGGATGTGAACACACTGAAG CAGTACCTTCTGACACAGGCCCAGCCAGGACCCTGGGAGTTCCACAGTGGCGTCCTCACTAGCCAGACACCTGAAGAGATCTGTGCCAATAAAATCAGAGAGAAACTCCTAGAGTACCTGCCTGAGGAGGTGCCCTACAGTGTGCAGCAG AAGACAGTGATATGGGAGGAAGGACCGAGTGGGGAGCTGGTGATCCAACAGAACCTTCTGGTGCCCAAAGAATCTCATGTG CGGATCCTGATTGGTCAGAAGGGCCTCTTGATCTCCCGGATCGCACAGGAGGTGGGCCGAGACCTCATGGACATCTTCCTCTGTGACGTTCTCATCCGCCTGTCTGTGAAACTCCTTAAATGA